TCGTCGAACCACAGGACGTGCGGCCGCCGCCACGCGCCGCAGCGTTGGCAGTGCAGGTGCGCCAGGTCGCCTTCGTCCAGCGGCGGTGCCCCGGCCGCCGCGAAGCCTCCCCCGCCGGCAGGTGAACGCCCGGCGGCGTCCTTGGCCGTGCCGCCGACCGATCGATCCAGCCGACCCCACCAGTCGCGCAGCGGTCCGGGTATGGGCTCGATCCCCGGCGTACATTCGCGTGTGCAGCGCATGAAATTGATGCTGCCGTGAATCTCGTAGGTGCGCGCCCGCGAGTTGCCAGCGCGCAGGTGCAACCCGTCCACGTTTTGCGTGATGAGGAGGAAGCGATCGGCCAGGGCCCGCTCCAGATCGGCAACCGCATGGTGGGCCGGGTTGGGCTCGGCCTGCCAGCACACTCCCAGGCGGTAGAGATACCAGCGCCAGACCTCCTCGGGCATCCGGTCGAACGTCGCCCGGGTCGCCAGATCCTGCGGCATGTAGACCCGCGACCCCACCGTCCAGTAGCCCTCGGGCCCCCGAAAGGTGGGGATGCCGCTCTCCGCCGAGATGCCGGCCCCCGTCAAGACGATGACCAGGCCGTCGCCCTGCGCGGCCTGGTCGAGGAGTCGTTCGCAATCCGGCGTCAGCACACCCCAGTTTATGCCACGCGGCGTGCTCCGCCCCAGTGTTGCTGGTAGTAGGCGTCGTTGAGGTTGGAGACCTTCACGACGTCGCCGGTCTTGGGAGCATGCGCGAACTTGCCGTCGCCCAGGTAGATGCCGATGTGGGACACGCCGGGCTTGTAGGTGCCCTTGAAGTACACCAGGTCGCCGGGCTGCAGCTGGTCCTTGGGCACTTCCTGGCCGGCCGTGGCCTGCTCCGCGGCCGTGCGCGGCAGGTTGACCCCCAGCTTCTTGTAGACCTGCTGGACCAGGCCCGAGCAGTCCACGCCGTTGCGGCCGTTGCCGCCGAAGACGTACGGCGTGCCGAGCCAGGTGAGCACGTCCTTGGCGGCGTCGGCGCCCTTGCCGTTGCCATTGATGGCCGGCGCGTCGGCGTTGCCGGCCGGGGCGCCCGGGGCGGCGCCGTCGCGGCGGGGAGCTCCCGGCGCGGCGTTCTGCGGCGGGTTCTGCTTGGCCTGGTCGGCCATGGCCTGCAGATCCTGCTGCGTCGCGTCGCCCTTGAGGAACTTCTTCGCTAGCTCCTGGAACTGCGCCTCGTCGAGCTGGCCGTTCTGCAGCAGTTCGAGCAGCAACGCCAGCAACTCGGCGGGCAGGCCGGCCTGCTTGAGGAGTTCGAGC
The sequence above is drawn from the Candidatus Tanganyikabacteria bacterium genome and encodes:
- a CDS encoding C40 family peptidase; the encoded protein is LELLKQAGLPAELLALLLELLQNGQLDEAQFQELAKKFLKGDATQQDLQAMADQAKQNPPQNAAPGAPRRDGAAPGAPAGNADAPAINGNGKGADAAKDVLTWLGTPYVFGGNGRNGVDCSGLVQQVYKKLGVNLPRTAAEQATAGQEVPKDQLQPGDLVYFKGTYKPGVSHIGIYLGDGKFAHAPKTGDVVKVSNLNDAYYQQHWGGARRVA
- a CDS encoding RNA polymerase subunit sigma — protein: MTPDCERLLDQAAQGDGLVIVLTGAGISAESGIPTFRGPEGYWTVGSRVYMPQDLATRATFDRMPEEVWRWYLYRLGVCWQAEPNPAHHAVADLERALADRFLLITQNVDGLHLRAGNSRARTYEIHGSINFMRCTRECTPGIEPIPGPLRDWWGRLDRSVGGTAKDAAGRSPAGGGGFAAAGAPPLDEGDLAHLHCQRCGAWRRPHVLWFDEYYDEEHYRYDSSVAAAARADLVIVVGTSGATNLPNQVAQIAARRGAAIVLVDPVSSPFADLAGRTGSWIKGPAGQCLPPLVTRLADYSRGRPGS